The genomic stretch ACAATACCACCCTGCAGGACTGGTTGTTTCTGTTCCTGTTTTACAGCAAAAGAGTTGAGGTTGGGAGAATCATGGACTCTACATATCTTTATGAAAGGCACAGCTGgatgctctaggtcagtggttctcaaacgttttagcaccaggacccatttttgagaatgacaatctgtcgggaccagggtgaccagatgtcctctttttccagaacatgtcctcctttttaacctcatgtcttggaaaagaacttaaatgtcctccttttccctgcaagcagtgcatagtcttcttgtaattaataacttatatgtaatatagttttacatgtaataataatatagtgtttaaattaaccacatgcaATCTATATATAAgtgttcttagcttttattttgtcatgtcttcatttttcttgaatgtcctacattttggggtgccttgtcctcttttgcgattatgacatctggtcaccttggtggggacccaccggaagtgatgtaattaacctggaagtggtgtcagggtcggaagtgacatcatctggcaggaaaatttttaacacccccatatgacaaaatcaaattaaatcaattaagtaaattaaaagtttgcaaaagtataagtttaaaaatttatttaaaataaagaggacCCCTCCTAACCcacctaagcagttgctgatctgtttaaaaaaaaattccctaaaggttgcaatcctatccatacttaccccaGAGTAAAagccattgactaccattgttaaaagcatagaaatagtagcctgttaaaagtacagttctgtaacttttcccaaatgcagtcacataccagggtagcatcaagtttcataggttaaaaataaaatatacattgtatattttaaataaatttatttaaaataaatttaaatgtatatttaaataaataaaaattaaataaaatgtacattgtaatgaatggggcccacctgaaattggctcatgacccacctagattcacagtttgagaaacactgctctaggccctCTGTTACCTAGTTGGATAGCCATACCTCTTCTGCGGGTGTTTATCTTCTCTGCATATCCCGGATGGCCAATCTTCAGAAGTGAACTGTGTTTCTTCTCAGAGTGGAGCCCTTCCAGTCCGATGATGTGGAGAAATCCGCCTTTACCCAGCTTGATGTCCAAAGCGGAAATGTGACGCACTGCCCAGGCCGACCAGCTCTCCTgatcagcagcaccagctggACAGGTCTGGACTCTCCCTCAGTATTGATCTGCGCTTTAAAGCAGGAATGGCCTGGGACAACCTAAGCCTGCACATCAAATACCGCAACCCTCCCCTTGAGTCAACACGTTTCAATTTCCCTTTTTACCCACGAACAAATAGATTTTGCCAGAAGGCTTCCAGTGGGTGTTTGGCTTCAGTTGCTGTGAGCCTTTTGGCCATAGAAGAAGAGAGTGCTTGTTGATTATATTGGTCAgcgttctcaaactgtgggtttggacccactaggtgggttgcgagccaatttcaagtgggtttccattcatttcaatgtgcattttattgttaatatattagacttgatgctaccatgggatgtgactgcatttggggaaatattacagaactgtacttcTGTGAACTGTACAACCTTTggcatgtttggggaatttttaaagcAGATAAGCCACTGCTTgggagtgttctttattttaaacaattttttaacttattgtaaactcttaatttacttatttaattgattgattttaattttgtcatatggggtgttaaaaattttcctgcttgatgatgtcacttctaaccatgacatcactttcaggacatcacttctggtgggtcccaacaacttgtaattctaaaaagtgggtcccggtgtggaaaagtttgagaagttTGGGTATTGTTATTCCTTTTTCAACAACTGTAGCTCTCAAAAGCACACATAATCACAGCATGCTTTTCAGTGAGGCCGGGCATGTCATTGAgatgcaggagtctccaaactctggcccaggggGCCAGATACAGCTCACAGCAAGCCTCTGTCTcacccatggccagcctctggccccctCTGGGCCTCTGACCTGCTCAACTTGAATGCAACCACAAGCTGTGGGgttggggaatgggggtccatttgagtgtgtgctttatttctgtgatgtgtgttggtgcttggagaaatcttggaacTTTGAACCCATTtataattcatctaagttccatctcccaatgatttatttaaattttaaatttacttatttttcgagcccttgacaccatgccagatagttgatgtggccctctggccgaaaagtttggagatctctGTCTTAAagaatcatttttttcttttacagaggATGAAGATTTTTCTATCTTGTTAAAAGCTTTAGAAGGTAGGTTGCTGAGAAAgcttttgttttttcttaagaaacaataaaaacaaatgaaggttctctcccccccccccaatagttagCTGTGATCTGTGAACTAATAAACTATGGTTTGCAGTATGCCGGCAAACCAGGCTTGGAATCCATGACTTGAAGTAAATTTGCAAATCACAGTTTGCCCTGACCTCTGAATTGGCAAACCAGAGTAGCTCCACAACAGCTGCGCCATAGGTGATGGTAAAACCAGACATAGGTGAGtgtctctaaaccaggggtgctcaataggtggatcgcgatctaccggtagatcgcgaggcaaaatgagtagattgcggagtgccgacccccccttcaggtgcctctgggaggaaacgccgggagtaaggcccattgtactcaatggggcttactcccaggtaagtgtggctaggattgcagcctcacagcctaatcctaggcatgtctactcaggagtaagtcctgttatactcagtggggctcaaggtacaccaacatacgttgtacacataaatgttatatgttatgatggcgtgaacattgtaaaaaaaactctggtagatctccggggcttgctgggtttcaaagtatctctcgagccaaaaaagtgtgagcacccctgctctaaaccatgaTTTGCCTGTACATTTAGAAGTTGAACCATAGCTTGGGTTGGAAATGAGGTTAGCACAGATCATGGCTTGGTGTGATGATTGAATTGACAAACCAGAATTACAGCTGGTACAATCAAATGCAGGAAATACATCTATTATGTAAAATGGAGCAGACCAACTAACCAATATACAAAGATAAGTAAATGtgatgccaggctgctcagaaaTCCATAAATGCACCTATAGTGCAGTCCTAGGAACACCAACTCAGCATCAAAACTCAGTGTgacaaatggggcttactcctgagtaagtgtgtttaggattgcagctgtggtGAGTTTTGTTAACTGTCCACCATAATATCAGCAGGAAAGGCGTAacttttgcttgttttgtttgtgcCACAGAATATGAACATCATATCGGTGAGGGAGCAAAACTTCCTCCTCTAGTGTGCGTGATAACAGGTAGTGACATCTAATAGTTTGTTTTCTGTCCCTCTTGTGGTTTACAATGGAGAGGCCCATTTTGCACCAAAGTAGTGAGGAAGCCCCTGCCTGCTCCACTGGGCACGTTTTGACCCAGGTAGCGCCCAGCTTCTGAGTAGGTGCTGGTCCACATGCATTTAGTGTCCAGACCATCTTCGGGATACTTTTGACTTTGGGCAGATATAGGAGACCTGGCCTGGAGTCCAGTACTTGCTACGATATTGGCCAGTGTCCCTTTGGTAAACAACAACCTGTTGCCTGCTTTGTCTGTGTCTTAAAAGGCAAAGGGCCTCTGAAGGAGCATTACAACCACCTGATAGTGACGATGCACTTCAAGCATATTCAGGTCTGCACTCCATGGCTGGAAGCAGAAGACTACCCCCTTCTGCTGGGTAAGGGCCTCCTTGGAAATCTCCACTGCTGCTTTGCGAGAAGAGATAGTAAAATGTCCTTAGGGGGGCATAGAAAAGTGCTGGATCTGACTGGACCATTGCGGGAAGGTGAGGCTGCTGCACCTGCCTTTTTGTGGACATCTCGCCTGTGAATGCAGGAGAGGCATTTTGTCCCCATCATCCTCCACCTTTCTTGTTTCTCCTCCATGCCCCAAGGATGAAGACAGAGTGGAGGGCAGAAATGTAGGAAGGGGTCAGGGTCCCTGAGAGCCTCTTGTGCTCTTACATGTGTTCATATATGGGCAGGACATAAGGTGCATGAAAGGCAACAGAAAAAACATATGTGGAAGCCATGCTAGAGTTAGGATTCTGTATGCCACTGATTCTGCACTCTGGCTTAATCCATTGCAGGCTGCTCCTAGGGGTGCCACCCAGTTTGTCCCATGAGAATCTCGAATGATGCATGGCTAATCTTGTCAGATCTTTCTGACAGTAAGAAAGCAGGTGCTTGCTTGTTTTAGCAGCCAGCATGCTGCTAAAAACCAAGTGTTGGACTCATTTTTCTTACAGGTGCAGCAGATTTAGGCGTTTGTCTCCACAAATCATCTAGCGGCCTAGACCTGCCTATGAAAGTGGTGGACATGTTTGGCTGTGGTTTGCCTGTGTGCGCAGTGCACTTCCAGTGGTAAGAACATTTCATGATTCACACACACTTGTCAGGTCAACTTGGGCCATGAATGACTTCGATCATTTTAAAAGGTGATTAGGGCATATAGCTTGGGCATATAGCAATAGCATATGATCAAAATAAATGATAGTGGCCTGGAGTCTCCTTGGTCTGAGGCAGCGCACCTCTGAATACCTCGTGTTGGTGTCAAACAGGAGGGCCGttgccttcctgctttgcttttCACCTACCAGGTGGCATCTCTTGGCCAGTGCTCATCAAAggtgctggatgagatgggccttcgatctgattcagcagagctgttcttattgAATTTGTGTCTCTGAAGGCTGACAACTGGCAACCCCATCctaactttccagaactgatgcagccatgccaacagggtgcacattgcatcctgcagtgggtggggggagccacggagacctcttcaaggtctTGGTTTCAtttcagttgcatcagcactggaaagttggttaggattgggctgtgacatagGAAGTGGGTAGCTTCCAAAATAACCTGCTTCAGAGGAAGGGACTCTTGCTCAGGAGGAAGAGTACCTTTGGATGCTGTTCAAGCATCATAGACGGTTAGGCCTGTTTCACAGAAGTCCTTTACCATGCACACATTCTGCTTGGCTGGACTGAAAGCAGCTATATAACTTGTGCTGCAAGTCGTTGTCTGAATTTGTTTCTTCAGTCCCAATCCTGtgcagcactgatacagccataccagtgggtcgtgcactgcatcctgcagtgaggaggcagtcacggaggccctcTCAAGGAAAGGGGGCATTGTTACCTCTgagatgcattgcagctgcatcagcactggaaagttggatagaattgggccctttggtGTGCTGGGTACACTGCTTGACTTGAGCTTACCTGAGGACAACTTTCTTTGCAGTTTACATGAACTTGTGAAGCACGAAGTAAACGGTTTGATATTCAGAGACTCCAGTGAACTTGCAGAGCAGCTGAAGGTACAGAAGTTTTGAGGACCAGCTCTCTTATTAAATAAATTCAGTGCTGGGTAAGGGGAAGTTGCAGCTTTTGGCGTGTTGGCTCAGGTCATCATGCTGGGAGGTCTCAAGCTGGCCCTGGCCTATAAACTTTCTTTAGAAAGAAGAAGATAAAAGATGAGATTCTCAGCCAAATTCTGCCTTCCTGTAGAATGCCAGCATACCAATAGCAGTCCTGACTATTGTTGAATTGTGTTAGCTGTTCTTTGAGGACTCTAGGGCTTCTCACATCTTACtgtatatatgtaaatatatgtaaaagtGGTTTATTCTTAGAGATGTGTCACTTGTTGGGGTGCATCTGTTCTCATGCATGGATGAgagggtgttaaacataaggtccggggaccagatgcagcccatggaagcccttgggctctcccagcatgaccATCAGCTGCTGTCAGCTACTGAGCTAttctgaggtatcactgctgaaagggcagcctgcgtgataattgggctctcccatatcttggaaatatgatcaagatttgcatattttgtcttctgtcatatgcagctaatgtgttcctaggtgagggaaaaaaattatttctggtcCTCACTTGctgcatgacatcacttcctgcttaatgacatcactttgtaGGCTTCATGAATGATAATTTGGCCTgctggatgaaatgagtttgacagagGATGCAATTATTCTGAGAGATCTTTATTTAGGAAAGAGTATCTCTGGCCTCATTGCATCTATTGGCGCAGAAGCTGCTATCTTTTGGAATGACAGTATTTTCATTCTCCTGCATGTTGCATTCatctgtttttcttcctttctttctgacCTTTTGAAGACGCTGTTCTGGGAATTCCCTAATGCGGAAGGCAAGCTTAATTCATTCAGAAGAAACATGCAGAAAACCAAGCAGCTTCGATGGGACGAAAGCTGGGAACAGACTGTGTTTCCTCTCTTTTGCAACAGTTCAATTGTGACGCCGACAGCAGAATCCCCACATTCTAATTAATGATTCCTCTAAAAAATAAATGTGCTTTTATATGGTGAATTTTTTCAAAGTCTTCTCTGAAGCTTGCTCACAGGCATTCAAAATCTTTTCTACTTTATAATGCAATCTTAGGCATGCTTACTAAGGGCCACTAGGTAAAGTTCGTGCTAACTTACTCACAAGTGAACGTACGCAGAATTGTGAGTCTTGTCAGTTAACTCCTGCTCCAGACAGAGCCAATGTCCTATTTAAGCTTGTCCACCTCCTACTTCATCCGTACGGAAATGCAGCCAAGGGTTTGGGTAGTTGTGTTTCCCAAGGGTGTGTCACCTTCATGGCAGGGGGACACACAAGTGGCAGTCTGGCTGCCATTGGCTCACTTGCTCAGAGGAGCAGGGTGAGCAGAAGGCCTAGGGGAAAAGCTGGCTGGTGTGGGGTAAAATAATGTAGGGCCAGAGTCATGTTTTAACCCTTCACTCAGCTGTAAGTCTGTCTGATCCCCAACAACCCacagactgagagcacaatcctaactagagGTTAGGCTAGCGCAAGTCCCCTGCCAGCCTCATTATgagtgttgcaagtgtgccataaagcatgttcgcaaCGATTTGTGAGCTGGGTAAGCTgatgcaaggatgtgtgctggcctaccAGCACCAGATCAAacagcagaggaggtaagtaagTGTTGGCCtagagagagtggcaggagggtggagcaGGGCTGTGTCTTGAGCAACCTCCTTGCTTtgcttttctccctcttcctcacaTGTGCCATACGCATAACACACACTCAAGCCTTCTTTGCTTCAAGGTCCCGGAGACAGGAGGCCAACTGCCCTTTGGGTTGAAACAGTTGGCAAGTTTGTTTTAATCAACAGAAAAGATTTATTGATgatcaaaaagagaaaaaaaagtcccAATTCTGCACTTGACAGCCAGTTCTCGAGTTCAAAAGAAAGTAGGAACAGGTTCTAACCAAGGCTTCCTTGACTGAAATAATCCACTTGCAATTCAGCCTCCTCCTGGCACCAGGGAGCATGATCTTTGGAATTAAACTTGTCTTAGCCTGACAGCAGCACCATTTTCATCCCAGCTTGATTGGCTTTTTGCAATTTAACACAACTGGTATGCTCTCTCATCTCATTTTGGGAAGATATGAGATGAGAGAACCTCCTCCCCCTCAGCTCTGTTGGGCTGGTTTGGAATTGACCATCAAATTTCCTGCTTCAAAATTAGATGAGTGAACTGGGCCAATGAGTAGGGGTGAGCTAAGCCCAGGAGGGGTCTAGGAAGGTTTCAGCCAAGGTTTCTGTTCCATGGGGTAGCCAGATAGTCATGGCATTTCAGGATACATATAAATCGGGGAGTGCTATTGGGGTACATGACCTAGAGCAATgggtgccaaaccccagcccgcaggcTGTATCCAGCACCCACTGTGGTCCTTCCTCGGGGTGaacggagcttaccgttctgcctggGGGCCTCTCCATTCTGCAAATTGCCCCCAACTTTCAGGATGGCTAGCTGTGCATACCCGGAAATccgggtgcaaagcctgctgggtcGAAATACCCCAGAAGCGGCTGGCTGCTGCAAAGGTCAGGGGTGATCTGTGGCAGAGGCTCCTGGGTGAAACAGTAAGCTTCGTCCACGCTGGGGACACCTTTACTGGCACCCAGTGGTCTCCACTATGAAGAATGCCGACCTAGAGCTCTGGTCCTAATGGGGAATATGACAGGCCAATTCCTAGATTGGCTGCAGTGTACACAGTGCTCtgccatttggggagggggagggtgtccTCAGGAGAGGAGTGTTTGCCCATGACAGGCTGAAGTTCACTTTATTAGTTTACATTGGCCAAGGTGGGTTTCCAAAGTGATTTACAATTGCAATCCACTAAAGAGGCataatatattgaaatatttatttgaaaaatttatatcttgcctttcccgtgcccaaggcagctcacacaGTTCCACAATTAAATGTGCAATGTATAAAAATAGTAAgttaaaatcatttaaaaacataCAAACACAGTAGagccatggggtgtgtgtgtgagcaagaGTATTTGAACTAGAGAGAATTAgccaagccacagcactattCCAGAGCATGAAGGGCAGGcaacaacccatcacccaaatgccaaGTGAAACTGACACGTtctgagcccttgccaaaaaagtctcggagggagggggtagttttTAATCCACCCAGAAGGGAAGTCCATGGTTGTGGCGCCACGACAGAGAAGGCTCGCCCCCTCgctgccatccctctaacttgggacagagggggcacttgaaggagagcagGATCATGAAAGAAATATGCAGAGGGGTGTTAGTCTCTCCTGGTCCCTTGTGGTTGATTTCCAGACTCTTCCTTCCAGAGGTAGGTAGTGGAAAGAGCTGCAGATCCCCAACAGGCAAGCTAAACCAAAAGTCTAGCTTGCTTGGTCAACAAGATGGTAGACATCCGTGTTGTCACTCGGAGATGACCAGGCAGcttcacacctggggcattttgCTCCATCCCAGGACCTTCATCAACGCTCCTTTCATCTCCTGATTGCGCAGACTGTATATGATTGGGTTTATCATGGGGTTGACCACAGTATAGAAGATGGAGATCACCTTGTCCTGCTCTGCAGTGCGCTGCGCCTTTGACCGCATGTACATGAGCATGGCGGTTGTGTAGAAAATGGTGACCACAGTCAGGTGCGCCGAGCAGGTGGAAAAGGCTTTCTGCCTGCCGTCAGCCGAGGCGATGCGCAAGATGGCGACAATGATGCGCACATAAGAGAGAAAGATCAAGACAAAGGGGAATATCTCTGCCGCTATGCCCCCCATGAACATTGCACTCTCGCTTACAGACGTGTCGACACACACCAGCTGCAGCATCGCTGGCACTTCACAGAAGTAGTGGTCGATGATGTTGGTGCCACAGAGAGGCAGCTCTAGCGCAGTGAGAGGAACCACTGAACCAAGGAAGGTGACGATCCACGACCCAGCTGCCATGCCGAcgcacacatgcatgttcatgagAGTGGAATAATGCAGTGGATAGCATATGGCAACATAGCGGTCGATGGCCATCACAGCTAAGAAGATGCACTCCGCGGCCCCTAGGAACAATGTGGTGTACATCTGAACTCCACACAGGGCATCGGAGATGGACTTCCTCGTTGCCAGGAAGTTGATGAGCATCTTCGGAACCACAACGGAAGTGCAGCAGATGTTCAAGGCGGCCAGGTTGcagaggaagaagtacatgggcgTCTGGAGGCGGGAGTCTAGGCCGGTCAGAGTGATGACTGCAACATTACCAACCAGAGTGACAATGTAGATAATTAAGAAGAGCACGAAGAGGATGACTTGCAGTGCTGGGGGTCCCGAGAACCCCAAGAGAATAAACTCTGTGATGGTGGTTACATTCCCCATCCTTAATAGTTGATGTTGATCTGTAGGAAGGAGATAGGATATCTATGGATCATTCCAACCTGTACTAACTGACCTGACAGCATCTTCCTGAAGTCTTTGCTCACCTTAGTGCTTGAGAtccctttaactggagatgtcagagaTAGAACCTTAGGGGGACCTTCTCCCACCGAGCTATGggactggctccaaaggggaaatTTATGTCATGTATAGTGCAGTAGTTGTCTGCATTTTAAGTGGTTGAAtaaattaaaagtacaggtgtgtgccgtttaatgaccttctgcttaatgacagaccgcatatacgaCGGTGGTCAAagaacaacaaagaggctcttaataaggcGGTTATAACTCAACCTGCACCAGAGTTTACacaacagaggttctcaaagcaaagaagaggcaataggTCTCTaggagcctgtgcagccagcacgtatcttgcagggagtgtctgtttacacaataaaggcactagactgggctgaacGTTCACTTAACAACGTAATCGCATAACACGGATCGGAGAACATATCTccaagtggcacatgcctgtacttGCTACAGCAATACCTCGACTTTCATCCTCTTGACTCTCAACGCTTggctctttcaaccattttcaattataaccacatttcaaatttaatcCACATCCTTTCCTCTTctgtctgatttcatccaaccttccaacgTCAACGATCATTGACATtcctatgtttatttttcttttatttcaaccCCTAGAATAGCTGTTTGCCTCCCAAAGGGGTTACGGTCAGATTTACGCACACATGCAAcaacttttgaacaaaaaaagGACACTCCCTATTGTAAGTTTGTCTACTAATGATGGCCTTAATGCCACATGTAGGTTTGCCCCAAGGCTGGGAAATGACTGAAGCTTTAACACGCACTTCAATGGAAGCCTGCTGAGAAGCCACCATGTGGAATAAGTGAGTCATGAAGGGTGCAAACCttgaaactggaaaaaaaacaaaaacatttattgGAAATTGTAAAGAAAAATAGATATTGTGCATGCAGAGAAAGTTTCAAAATGTCCTACACCCCTTTCTAGGGAGCCCCCTAACATATTCTCTTTTGCATCTCTGATGGCTTTGGCCAGCAACGTGCAAGCATGAAGACATTTTTGCTTCCTGCAaggatggattttaaaaaaatctttttttgttCCTGATTAACGACGGATTTTTTACAGGATTAATTCTCAGTGCTACGTATTTAAAATCAATTCAGAAAGCTGACTTTAACAAGgtaggtataataataataataataataataataataataataataataatatgcagatTCCATGTGAGGTATTTTCTTTGGCAACATGCATGCTTGCCCTAGAGCATCAAATGTATTTCATGTcatgttttaaaatacattttatttctcgatgactgaggctacaatcctacgcatactttcctgggagtaagcttttttaatttgttttatatgttgttagccgccctgggtccctttttgggagaagggcgggataaaaataaagttttattattattattattattattattagtaagccccactgaacagaatggcttacttttgagtagacctgctagAGCAGACCTGTAGATAGAGGGAGCATCTGTGGCTCATGCACAGGtgcctctcagcccaatcctacgcatgtctactcagaagtaagtcccattatagtaaatggggcttactcccaggaaagtgtggccaggattgcagcctctgtcatTCATTGATGGGGTTGTGCAGGAGCAGCCATAGCTCAGCAGTAGAATTGGAGCTTTGCATGGGCAAGGCCCTGGGTTCAATCTAGTGAATCTCTAGTCTCTGGGAATCTCCAGTCTCAGATGGATCCTGGATCTCCAGACTAGGCAATGGGCCCTTTTCTCAAGACCTCATAGTTCCTGCCCACAGAGAATACTAGACTCGATGGCAACTGTTTTCTGCTCCCATCCCCTGTGGTTCTCTGAAAAAATCCTTCtagttattattaacagcatttatataccgcttttcaactaaaagttcacaaagcggtttacagagaaaaatcaaataactaaatggctccctgtcccaaaagggctcacaatctaaaaagttgcaaatgaatatcagcagacagccactagaacagacactgctggggtgaggtgggccagttactctccccctgctaaaaaaaagagcacccacttgaaaaagtgcctcttacccaattagcaggggttatctcCTGGTAGACAGTTTATCTCCTGGTAGACAGTCAGGAAGAGTTGATCAGTGAACGCCTCCTTTGCattcagaagatcccaggttcagtctccaggagcagcatctccaggtagggcagagaaaaaaatccCTGTCTGAAGTGCTGGACAGCTGCTTCCTATCAGTGCTGACAAGACTGCGCCAGGTAGACCACAAACCTGACACAATGGGTAGCAGCAGCTCCCTCTGTTCCTGGGCTGCCATATCCAGAGTCAGGAGGCTGGTCTTTCCAACTTTGCTCTTCTGACTGGTGTCAGCTCTCAAGGAACTTGGGCAGGaagctctttcccagccctacccaaGATCCCTTCTTGTTGGAACCTAAGTTCCAAGTGTGTCCTCCACCACACAGATACTGCCTTTCACTGTCCCTTGAGTCTGCTGCCTGAGAAGGACGCTCCAAGTCTCAGCTAGATGTGTCACTGCTGAGATCGATGATAAGGACATACCTGGAGTATTACAtccagttctagttgccacatctggaaaagatatagtggaactagagaaggtgcaaatgattatggggctggggcacctccctgatgaggaaaggctacagtgtttggggctcttcagtctagtccagcttcctgtatctcacagtgccccaccaggtgggagcacatgagacaacaagagacctgcatccttgcacctggtattctgaagtagccaacttctaaaatcaggaagttgcacatacctgtcatggtttgtaacctgtgatggacttttcctccagaaatctgtccaatcccctcttaaaaacAGCTAGGCCAGATCCCATCACCACATacagtggcaaggggttccacagactaatgacatgctgggtaaagacattttcttttgtgtgttctcaGTCTCCCACTcagcaattttagtggatgtcccctggttctggtgttgttggagaggaagaagaacatccctctaaccaacccctgcatcattttgtatgtctcagttatgtcccccctcaggtgccctTTTTCTAGAGTAAACACTGACTAAGAACACataactaagggcccgatccgatccaattttccagtgccagtgcagctgtgccaatggggcatgcactgtacccTGTGGTgtggaagcagtcacagaggcctcctgaaggtatgggaccatttgttcctttac from Tiliqua scincoides isolate rTilSci1 chromosome 13, rTilSci1.hap2, whole genome shotgun sequence encodes the following:
- the LOC136633703 gene encoding olfactory receptor 10A7-like, with amino-acid sequence MGNVTTITEFILLGFSGPPALQVILFVLFLIIYIVTLVGNVAVITLTGLDSRLQTPMYFFLCNLAALNICCTSVVVPKMLINFLATRKSISDALCGVQMYTTLFLGAAECIFLAVMAIDRYVAICYPLHYSTLMNMHVCVGMAAGSWIVTFLGSVVPLTALELPLCGTNIIDHYFCEVPAMLQLVCVDTSVSESAMFMGGIAAEIFPFVLIFLSYVRIIVAILRIASADGRQKAFSTCSAHLTVVTIFYTTAMLMYMRSKAQRTAEQDKVISIFYTVVNPMINPIIYSLRNQEMKGALMKVLGWSKMPQV